The window AATATGGGAGTTTTACTGGGCTATTGCTTGAGGATTTGTCATGTGAACTTGGCAAGTGTGAATGGAGCAGGAGTAAACGTGGAGGCAGTAAAATGAAGTAGAGGCCCATTAAATCTATTGCATCTAAATGAAGTGTCTAGTGAAGGGAAGCTTGTGTCAGATGCTTCCCAAATGATGATGAGGAACTTCTTAAATCAAAGCCTGTACATGGCTGTGTAGTTTCCCTTTTCAGTagtttccctttgcttttcaagCTGCTTCAGCTGTGGAAGTGTTATCAAAAATGTGGTAAGATGGGCAGAACTGCTTGTACAAGCATTGCCCGAATATAATAGGCCTGTTGCTAGTTTGCAGTAGATCCCCTCTGTCACATCTGTCTCAAAGCATAAATTGCTTCTCGAAAGCTATTTCTTTACACTGAAATTGCTGTGTTAAGTGATTTGTCAGGTACTTGAAACACATTGGGATTATTCAgtgtttctcttaaaaaaaaaaaaaagttactcaAAGTGGAACTAATCTTTGAGCATTGAAAGCTTTAGATCAAGCTACTGATCTCTTGCTACAAGTTGATTTTTTGCATAGCAAAACGTTAAGCCTATTAGAAACAAAGCTGGTGGAAAGACAGTAATTTTGCCGGTTTCAATTTGCTagacttcttaaaaattaaatctctgAAAGACCTATTTGATCTGTacttataaaatacaaaacaagcaGAGGATCAGTTCACTACAGGTAGGTGCTCTGGTCCTTGTGAATGGCCATGTTGTTTTGCTGACACGTTAAGGCATAATGTATAAGttttaaagttactttaaaaCTTGATACAAGAGTCAAAGTCCTGCTCCTTGTACATACTCTCAGCTTGTGAGCTCTACAGACGTCCTTCCCTGCCCGCTTCTGTTTCGCTGCCAGAAGAACGCTGCGTGTTCTTATGCTTGTCATGTGCTGAGTCATTACATTCCTTGCAGTTAGTGAACGCCATCTCATGTTAAATCTGGATCTCTGGGGGTTGAACAGTGAGAATGGTCACTTAAGGGTTTTTTGCTCCTTATGTCTGAGAGTATTCTAATGGACTGTTACAGGATTAATTTAAGATTACATTAAGGTTCTTGCCACTAGGTTAAAGTCAAGAATTACTAGGCTACATTTACATCTGCTAAGCCGATAGACGTGTGGTGTGAGTTTACTTAATcgctattttcttttattagtcTGGAAGAGCTTGTCCCATTTTTACTTTAGCATTTATTGCAGCAGCAAATTCAGAAGGTGTATAAGCCTACAGATTCTGGAACAGCTTTCTGGAATGAAATAATGAGATAAAGGGCTTTAATAGtgttttacaaaaggaaaaagtgtggCATGCACATTTGAGGGATGGTAGCGTCTATTCTAGAATTCCTTTTGTGGAACaaatctgctttttcattttagtgaTCTTTATGTACAAACCACTCTTTCCCAAACCATAAGGCCAACATTATTACTTGTCCCTTAGTATCATTAGCACACAGAAAGGACATTTCTCTGGATAGGTTTGGCCTTTGTTTGTACCTGTACTGCTTGATGCCATGCTGGTGCTGTGAGAGCAAGGCCTCAGCTTGCAGGTGTCTTCTGTACCTGCTAGGCTACTTCCACTTTGCATGGAAGGAGTTCAGCCTGACTGTGAGTTAAAAGGTTCAGGCACAGAGGGCCTCTCACACTACAGCTGGAAGTTCCCTTAGCTCTTTCCATGCTGTAGCGCACAGGGGGTGGGTGCTTTGAGTGTGGTGTTGGAGTACAGATGAGCTCTCTGCCATCAGGAATGCTAAGAAGGAAACTGCAGTTCCATCGACAGTAGTCAGTGCTGCTTTCTGGTTTGCACCGCTGCTGGGAGTTCACGAGGCTGACTGCACAGCGCAGACGCTGTGGAGGGATGCACAGCCCCACAGGTTAACTGAAGCAAGCTAAGTGATAAGcataatttctcttttgcatggctgactgaaatgctttttaggGCTGAAGATAGCTGTGACCTAGTTCTGCTTGGACACGATTTACATATGGAAAGGTCCTGTAATTTGAGCACAATTACTGCATGCTAGAGCACCCACTCTACAAGCTGCTTTTGTGGACTCAAAAAACTATTCAAGCAGCTACTGCTTTTAagcaaaaggaagcaaagatCCAGAATCTTACTACAGCGGTACAGCCCCAGGTACTGTTTGGGTGAACAAAAgtaggtgtttttcttttttttttctggaggatAGCCGATGTGTCTTGTTTCATTAGGGCTTGAAGGTAATTTGCTCTGGTTTATGCAAGAACTGTATCTGTTGCAGTGTCCCACAAACATGGCAGCTTGGGACCAGGGGATCTGGTAACAGCAGTCATTCAGTGAatgcattacagaatcacaaagGCAAAATAGCAATagaagaaagtgtttttttcttcattcccaTGGACAGTGAGGTAAGGGAGAGGTTTTGGGGTTGCTTTCTACTGGCTAAATGGTTTCTGCAGATAGAGACTTCTAAAATGGTTAGTGATAAAATGCAGTTAGGAAATTCTCCCATGTGCCCTGGCAGTGGCTCGAAGCCAGTCAGTGAAGCTGAACAGAATTGAACTGCTGTTCAGAACAGTTACTTAACAGCCTAACTctgtccccctcccccctctcctttAGGTGGTAACGCTTGCCAATTTGAGAATTCTAGACCAACTAGCTCATAATTAAATTGGCAGAGTAACCTTGGTGAAGCAGCTCAGCCATGAGACACCTGTGACAGGTGCCCCAACCTGGAAGATGATGAACAAGGAGTCCTGGTAGTTTAATGCCTGTCTCAGCAGTGCTTTCCTtaccttcccctctccccagttTGTCACTGATAAGTTGCTTCTTCCCAAGACCTGGAATCCTTAATAATTAAATCCCTCCTCAGAGCACCTTAATCAGTGATCAGTATTTGTCCTGATTAGCATCTGGACTCTTAGTTTTAAATGCCAGTGGGATTCTGTTCTGATTCCTCATTTTCTCAAGGGATCTGTAATGCACAGTCCTACCACTGTGCGAGTACCTGGCTGTCAGCCTGAATGCATCTGTGCAATAGTAGTGATGTGAAACCAGCATGAAGCACTTGGCTGATGGATACACTGCAtgaagtggaaagctgcagtgaCTTTCACTGATAGAGACAAACTTCCACAATGTGTTGCATACATACCACTATGTGAAAAGTGTGGCCCTCCATAAGAACAGACCTCTAGACATCAAGGAGTATGGTGTAGGTGTTTGGTatgtgtctctgtttagcctgcacccagggctaaacaataaccactTGTTCcatcacccaagacccctccccagctgagaaaaggaactgggaaaaggagggagacttgtgggttgaaatttaaatgcatttaataaaataagaaaaccaatatcaatactaataaagacaaaattatacttagcccacagagtggtggcaagtcatTCCAGGGAGAGCAACTattgagaaggagaaagagggagaagagagtaGAGCAAAGAGCCCCTCCCATcctcagcaagctttcccatttatagtgaatctgatgttaatgttatagaacacacctgtgggccagtgtggggcagctgccctggctgtcactgctaatggccttgatcaccatactacagctggccacaaactgaaacaaaatgtaacagaaaattaattctgtaaattttatccttgcaaaaccaggacagtatgtttaaaaaagaaaaaaatttaaaaaaaaacccaaacaaaacaaaccagaacaaTATGTGAGGGATAGTCTCATTTGCAGCTGTAAGATATGGAGCTTACAGATGTCTGTCAGTTATTGGATATGTAATCTGGTATACTAATAAGACCCACAGGATGATCTCATCAAGTCacttttatttgcttgcttgTAAGGGAACTGTGCCTAAATCTGCAGTGATAGAACCAGGTCAACCCCCCAGGAGATCTGTTTGTTCTGATGCCAGGTGGAACCATGTGCCATTTGTCCTTATTATAGTGATTGTTTCCCATTACTTCATTTCAGACTCAGCTAAGGTAAGATACAGATTTTTCAACATGTAGGTTAGGGTGAAATCAGTAAAGAACACTTCCAAATATTGTCTGATGTTTGACAATTTACTCCCAAAGCTAAGCAAGCTCAATGGTGacaattccttttaaaatcatctCCAAGCCTAAGTTAAGTTGTGAAATAAATTGAGGTCAGCATGTGCTGCTGGTGGAGGGATAACAGACAAGGTTGTcttaaaataatcattttaatgaaaagcttCTAAAATAACTGGCCTGCATATTAATGATGTCCCTCTTATTAATTAGGCAGCACTAAAATACTGTGTTGAATAGTCTGTTACAAGGGAGAAGAGAATTCACTTGTTACTTCAggaagggtttgttttttgtttgcctcTCAGCCTGCAACATTTCTTGCCAGGCTCCAATGGGAACAGGAGGATACTGTTGTTTCCATGTTGAGGTTTGCCACTCTTAATTTGCCGGTACACTTTTCAATTGTAATTATGTAGATATGATGAATGCTAAGTGATAGAATGAGACCACTTAACTATGGTAGGTTCCTGAGGCAGCCAGCTTTGTTTGAGGGAAGTCATGCTAAGTTGCAGTGGGACAGTTATACAAGGACAGAGTGCCCCAGCGCACAGAGCTGAGAGCGTTCTGAATCTTATTGGCACGTATTGAATTTGGCACCTCCTTCATTCTCACCCTCTGCCTTTTATTGCAGATAATAGTCAAAACTACTCATGTTTCAGTGAGGAGGGTGGGTTTATAGTAGGTGGGGGGAGCAGGTTTAATCCTCACTTCTATTTCCTTCACCTCTTGCACGTTACTACGTGGGTAACCTATGGAAGAAAACTGGTAAACTTAAGAATGAGCAAAAAGATGACTGGAGGTGCCAGAACATGTTAATAAGAAGATGACCAGAACAGCAATTGCTAAACCGACTAGGTATGTCCACACGCTATGATGGATCCTCTCTGTCTGCTCATCCTAGTAATTGTAGAGGAGCTGGAGATGCTTAAGACTCATAATTGATCTCCAGGCAGAGGCAGCCATAAAGTCAGAAACAATTTAATACAGTGAGGCATATAGTTCTGCTGAgcaaagatttaaaacaaaaaaaggttgCTCCTGTAATAAGTATCTTCACAGAACTGCTTTAGCAAAGCATTGTGTTTCTATAAATGGGATTCAGGGATGATTCTGGGCATGAATGCAagtactggggaaaaaatgattATGCATGTACTGCTGAAGAGAGGACGCTACTATTAAAAGCTCAACTAGCCACAGGCATGTAAGCCATGTACGCTTCTGAGACGGCCtcagagaaaaagcttttgttgaGAATGTATATACCACGAACAACTGTTCGAAACTTGCAGCAAAAATACATGCTGATAGCCTAAGCCTACTCTAGGTATTTTTTTGGAGAACTTCCATTGAAGCATAAGTTATCAGCTATATCGCTTGTTTGAAAGTCGTTTTGGAAAGATTTCTGATATATTAGAAACTTGTTCAACTTTGTATTGAAAACCAGTCTGCATGAACAGGTCAATTAACTCattggaaattatttctttaggtTTAGGAATGCACAAAAAAATGCCCTAACTGCACATTTAATCACAAAATTCAAATCACTAAAGACAATGAGTCAACTTCCATGACAAAAAGAATTATGTATGTGCTTTACTAGTGTAGATTAGATTAACTTTTTCAAATCTTCcactagagaagaaaaaactaaGGTCATGATTTATGTAAACTTGCACTGCATATGTAGCATCGCTGGTTTTGTGGCAGTGGGATAGCCTTGCCAAGGGTCGGTTGTCATCAATTTGAAGAAAGCAGTTAAACCTGTCCACAACAGTGCATGAGGAGACAAGTCTTCAGCTGATGAACAGCAGCTTAACTCTAGCAAATTCAACCCATCTACAGCCTTAGCCTGATGAAAGGCtcaccaaatttattttgaTACATCTCTAACTCTCAGCTAAtggtttttaaacaaatatagCCAGAACTTCAGGTAGGTAGCGGTGAAAAGCCCTGATGATGTAACTGCATTTTCACATTCAGGAATCGCAGGGAGATGATGATGAAATCACAGGTGAATTCGTGTACAAGAGCTCCACCACACCCTCTCTCAGCCACTTTACATTGGTTACACTTTACATTTAcattacaaaattattaaataatctttaaaaaggTAGTTTCAGAATGCTTTATTGAATACTTTTGAATTTGTTACAGCATCAGTAAATTACATTCTGTATTAGCCTGCTTTACACTTTCAAACCAGTTTAACACTGTTATAGGAACTCTGTACTACCATCTTACAGAATGAGTAGTTCAGTTTGTAAGCATATATAGTGGTGTTTGAATGTGACTGATGGGCGTGAAGACAAGGTCACTTTGTCACATGATGACACCACAGGCAAAAAACCCAGAGATCTCTTAAAACACTGTTATGATGGTAAACCATATGGCTAGTCCTAAGGCTCTTTCCTTCTGCTATCTTGACCAAAAAAAGCCAGATGCATCCCCATGCTATCACACTCTATTGTTCATCCAAAAATAGGCATTAATTTTAGGCTTGTAGCAATACTGGTGGTGATTAAGAAATTTGTTCGTTTATTATGGCAGTGAGACTAATTCACTTTCTACAGACTATCACAACTTTGTGCAGATGATGTCTTATTGCATAAATGAGAAAATCATTCTATACGGGATTCTTAAGCCCAacattactattttttaaattaatttcctataTACTTTGTATGTCTACCTTGTGCAATTAACTTTCCTGTCGTCTTGTTTGTTAAATCCACGCTGGCAAATGCaatatttcttccttgcttCAAAATCTGAGCTGTAATCAGTATCTCTTCTCCAATCTTAGCAGCAGCAGTGTATCTTcaatgaagaacaaaattatCAGGTAAGAGGCTGTACCGAGCACAAATCCAAGAACATTCTTGTATTTTAAGTTATCATGAAGGGAATTAGCAAAAGTGAGTAATAAAGACACatctctctgcctgcctgcttgCAAATCCCCACTTCTTAAAAGTCCTTGGGTCCCCCTAAGTACTGCAGTGGTAATTCAGTATAAGAATTCTCTGAGAAAATGGAGGATAGAAAGAAACCCACTGGCTTGGTTCTGAGGAACCAAGTTCTCTTCCATTTTGGAATGGGAACAATTGGGTATCAAAGGTTTCCATTAAAAGTTCAGCTCCAAGTCCTATTCCAGCCACTGCTGGCTCTCTCCAGCCTTTCTAAACCAGTCTGGCTGgttcagctgaaaaatatcTCTGTTACACAGGCTCCAGAAGGTCATTTCTGTATGGAACCTAAGCATAGGTTAACTGCTTCCCATACCCTAGTCAGAGAAAATCATGGAAATCTGGGAAACCTTCAAACTTCCCAGGTTTAAAGCTGTTTCCATTCATTAGATAActcttggttttatttacatAAGTAGAAGGgtatgcttttaaaacacactttGCAGGGAACAGGAGGAAATTCCCCCACAAAACGCCTGGAAAGACTTTGGAGGAACATGATCCAATCATGATCTGAGGTAAGGGAACAATAATCAAATGTTAGAGTTAGAGGAGAATGTATAATTGCTGGATATAAATCTTGAGATAAATTTCATCAACCAGTCCATTTTTATACATGACACCATGTCAAAAGTATGTCAGTCACGCCTAATGCTGATGTAGCACAAGCCCCATTAGCCAACAGGGAGCAGGGTTTCAGTCTTGTTTCATTCTCGGAAGCTGCTGCTGATCCtcttgtgattaaaaaaaaaaaaaaagtttctgtttcCCTCTGGTCTTTCCATTACTGAAATAGCTTCCTTGTGACAACCCTTTAAAAACCTCCTTCCCAAAAAGGAATTTGATATCCAATATCACTTGTTCAATGAAAGCACTAGTCTGGGTTAAACAAAGCTATTAATATTGCTTCAGATAACCTTTAGGAAACGTTATGCTACTCAGTCATTTTGGATCACCTCCAGAGAGGGCACTTAAGATTTTAGCCCCTATGTAATTGGGTAGGCATACTTGACAGCGTAAATAATTCAGATGTTGGCCTCTTATTACAGTACTGGAGGGGAAAAACCATAATCATAGgagaatttcagcttttcatttccaGTAATTTCCTGGTCATCACAGTGGTAGTATAAAGCTTAAATAGATGCTCCAGTCCCACCTGCCCAGTGGAGAAATcagggggtgtggggggcagGAAGAAGGGAAACTGGTAAAGATACAGATCACTCCCCACACACTTTTaaagtgttgtgttttttttttttattaaacacagCTTTGATGAGGGGTTACTTTTCCAAGAGTTTTAATGCTCTGTGTTAGTTATTCCAAGTAGGATTACTTTAGTTCAAATCAGTCATAATCTCTTCATGAAAAGTAATGAAGCAAAGCTGACAAGCTATAATAGCATGATCAAAGGTTtcagaacaactttttttttttttaagacactaCGTTTTAAATTTGCATTACAGGAAGAACTATTCTCAATATAAAACTACCTTTAAATGACCTAGAGCAAAGGAATCTTCCTCCAGTGAGAAATTCTGATTCAATCTGGAATTCATCCTCTGTGTGAGCGTACAACAGAGCTAAACTGTTtcctgttttaatatttttcctgttttaacaCTTTATGgactaatattaaaaaagggTTTATAGAAAGCTGCTTACCCTAGATTTTGGTGTTTGAGGACACACTCTAATATATCTTCACAAGTGAACACAGAAGTTGAGCCAATTTTGTAAGACTAAAATTTACCACATATCAACATCCCTTTACATTCTATGAATGAATGGGTACCGTCTCTTAAACGCGTATGACAAATAAAAGCTTAAGAAAGTCCAACTCAAATTTTGCAACCAAATGTCAATACCCCCAAATACAACCCCTCTTTAATTTATCAAAACGagacttctgaaaacaaagaaaacaccttttttaaGTGAGTACTACAGCATAGAAATGATGTACAATGGAGTCAATACCGTGTTAGGGGAAGAAAAGTTAGTATGTTCTGGTAAACATGGTGGATGATACCTACGTGATGTTCATGTCCACGCTGACCCCAGGCACTGCTCTTTCTGTGTACACCAACGCTGCTGTTGACACCACATCCACAAGTGTGGCTGTCAAACCTCCGTGTAACGTGCCACCTCTGTTTGTGTGCTCCTCCTCTACTTTCATTTCACAAACAATTTTTCCAGGAGTTGCAGAAAGAAGTTTCATCTGTATAAccaaaaaaggaataaaaagcttACTGACAACACTACCAACACCTGATACTGCCCCAAATCAAACTGAATGTAAAGCTTGTTTGATTCTGGACTCCTGACACAAattaaaagatggaaaatgtcaCATTAGGTATTTCCATGAATTTTGAGCAGAAGATTGTTGCCTTagaaaaatttgtatttctagtgcagacaaatatttaaactgagAGCTTAACAAAACTTTAATACTTTCTACGCTCTCAGGAATTGCTTAGGAGACAACAttcttcttcagttttccttttgctttaatCTGTGACTGAAAAGCCACATTAGAGGGAACACACAACTGCTCTGTGTGCACCATAGTTGTGAAGGCGCATTTATTAGCTCACAAAATGGAAATGAGACTGACAGTAATTCATTAATAATTATACTAGAGCAACCTCagtaaaaatcagtattttgaaatgagCACTGGAAATGCTGATTGAACTGGCCTCCCTGAACTGAAATTCATACTCCTGGGCAGAAGTATCCGAGGCTGTATCACAGCATCATGACTTGCATATACACTTTTATTCCAGCCCATAGGtgttaaatagaaaaattacaGTACATCTATGGTACCATGCTTCCCCCGGTAACCAACACAAGAAGCTGGATTTTTGAGACCAAGAAGTTACTgcaattcagtattttaaaatctttttttcaagtttcttcAGTTAGTAGCACTATattcaaaatctgaaatatattcaaaatCTGACAGCAGATGCAAAACTGGGGTAAGTTCAGCATATATGTTTACACCTACAACTAAGACTTTGAAGTACCTTTAGACTGTCACAAGTGAAATGTGGGCATAATAGTTATTATAATTCCTactaattttctaattttttttacaaagttttttttaacttaatgtTTCCATACCATATCTGCTGAGTTGACTTAAatctttttaatcttaaaagGAATTAAGATTGAAATGTCTCCAGTTCCACTATTCCTTATTTATAATGTAGTGCAAGAGCTCAGTTTCAGCCAATGTCCCTATCTGACAGGCCAAAGTTTATCCAAATTTTGCAGAGAAATGATACTAAGATAAACGATGATGTAGTACACAGCCCATCTACGAATGGAAAAAGCTGGAATTAAGCAGAGGGGAAATCACTGAGGCAGTGTCTTAATATAGAAACAGCACCTTGATCAATGAAAGTCCCAAGTCCTAAACCAGGCATGCTGCTCTACACTGACTAGAGGCCTGAGTTTCTGACAGAATTTCTAATAAGGACTTTCCTGATGCTTGACACTGGGAGCAGATGGCTTCCACTACCGTCAGGGAGTGCTCCAATCCATCAGCGAGGCAAGGAAAGGGTCTGGTTTCATTTGTCATTGCTCTGATCTGGCACTGGCTGCCTGCTCTCCTTGACGAAAATAGTTCAGTATTTGAATGCTTTCCCAGGACTTACAGAGCCCGAGCTGCTGGTTAGCACTTGTCTTCTCACAGCCCTTCTGTGCCTGTCCTCCCACGCGTCTGTCCCAGTGAACAGCGTGCTGCTTCAGCTTCTAGCCACTATTGCGATGCGCTACTTCTTTGGATAAAGGGCTTTGAAACCCACACTTGTTAAGCGCTATGTAGATACCACATTGGAATTAAACCAGAAACTAAGTCTGATGCTGAAGCTGAAAAGTTTCAGACTAAAATCTGTCTTCTCCAAAATAGGAAAAATCTTGAGTCATATTTAGTTATGGTAAGAAAGGCTTCAGGTATCTCCCAGAAAAACAAGAGACACTTTAAGTTcaaacaaaactgtatttttattgttgttatgATTATGTTCATAGCATCATAATTCTAGGAGGAGATTGCAGAAAAAGTCTAAAAGTATTCCAGACCAAGGTAAGGAGCCAGTCTCCCAAGGCTCACTTCCAGCCAGTGACCTTTATGAggtgaaatactgtatttgctCTCCACTTAGTAGGATTTTAAGGTAAAGGAGAGTAAAGTTATCATGGTGAAGAGCTGACGAAGAACTAATTGGACTCTTTATACGTAAATGAGCTGCTTAAACTTAAAGCTTTATACTTTTTATATACAAGACCAAAATGTCTTGGGGAAACAAGACAGTAAGAGTTGCTTTGCAAATAGCGACTTTCTATTAAATGTACCAGATCATGGAGCTGTCAATGAAAGCACCGCCTCCAATATTACATTTGCTCCTCTACAATGCAAAACATATAAATTTTGACATGGTTGGTTTTCTTAAGATATATTTATTGGATCTCTCCATGTCACGGTTACacaaataaatagaaatcaAATGCAGAATTCTAGCGTTGCCAAATTTAATGAGAATACTGGAACTGCTTCACAGGAGCTCAAGAACACATCAGCTACACTCCTACAGGCTATAATATATGAGATGACAGAGTAACataatttcaactttttttgaTCATAACATAGCATTACATTAGAGCCGTACCAGtcaaatacatttctttatACAAGGCCTTGTTAGGAACTTGCAGAGCCCTGAAGTGCTTGTGTTTTCAGTCTGACttcaatcacagaatggttgcggttggaggggacctctggagatcatctagtccaaccccctgctaaagcaggttcccctagagcatgttgcacagggtcgcatccaggctggttttgaatatctccagagaaggagactccacaacctccctgggcagcctgttccagtgctctgccaccctcaaagtaaagttttttctcatatttagatggaacttcccatgtttcagtttgtgcccattgccctttgtcctgtcactgggcgccactgagaagagtctggccccaagGCAAAGTGTGAGATGTTATAATGAGATACTTTTTTGAAACAGAGAAGAGTAATAATTTATGTCATAATTTCACAGTCCTGAAAGTTAGCTTAGTCACAGGTACTACAAAGGGATGAATACTAGTTACTAAATAACTCACAGAAAGCTATTCAGCACAATCCTTGTCTTCaaggagtggaacatctcccttatgaggagaggctgagggagctgggtctctttagcttggagaagaggagactgaggggtgacctcattaatgtttataaatatgtaaagggcaagtgtcatgaggttggagccaggctcttctcagtgacatcccttgacgggacaaggggcaatgggtgcaagctggaacacaggaggttccgcataaatatgagaaaaaacttctttacggtgagggtgactgaacactggaacgggctgcccagagaggttgtggagtctccttctctggagacattcaaaacccgcctggacgcgttcctgtgtgatatggtctaggtaatcctgccccggcagggggattggactagatgatttttcgaggtcccttccagtccctaacattctgtgattctgtgattcagagaGGTACTAGAGGGCAGCTCCAGTATTTGAATACAGAGAGTTACTGAATAATAACTGTTTTCCACCGTGCATTACCATCACGGCCACACACCCTTGTTGGGATATCCTGAATCCGGGGCAAACAAGGGCAGGCCTGCACCACCAGGCTCCTGAGGTGCCCGCAGCCACGCCACCGCGCCCGGGGTTCAGCCGACCCCCCGCAGGCCTCGGCCTTCTCCGGCCCCGGCGGCCGGGCCGGTGCAGCCCGGCGGCACCGCTGGCGGCACCGCTGGCAGGTACTGCCCCAGCAGGGCGGCACGGCTTCGCCAGGCCGCGGCGGAGACTGCAACTGCGAGACGAGGCAACGCGCCTCACCCTACTACAGCCTTTTActctgggaggaggaaaaaacgGCTTTTAAACGAGCAGGCCCGCCTGTCCAGGCAGCGCCGCCGCTAACGGCCGGCGGGACACCCTCCCGTGTGCCCCTCCAGGTGGCCGCGCCATGCCACGCCGCCCGCAGCCCTCTCCCTGCGGTCCGCCCGTACCTTGCGGAGCACCCGGTCGAAGCCCTGCGACTCCACCATGTACTTCATGGCCTCCCGCAGGCTCTCCACCGTGAACCCCATGCTGCCCTTCCCGCCTGCCCGCGCCCCGGAACGGTAACCCTGGCGGGCGGGGCTTCCCCCCGGCTTCCGGCCGCAGCGTCCGGCCGCCAGGGAGCCATGGAGGCAGCGGCGGAGTGGCGGGAGGAGGCCGAGGCCGAGTGCCCGCAGGCAGGGGAGCCGCtgcaggcggcggcggcagcggcggagga of the Nyctibius grandis isolate bNycGra1 chromosome 3, bNycGra1.pri, whole genome shotgun sequence genome contains:
- the ACOT13 gene encoding LOW QUALITY PROTEIN: acyl-coenzyme A thioesterase 13 (The sequence of the model RefSeq protein was modified relative to this genomic sequence to represent the inferred CDS: inserted 1 base in 1 codon) — translated: MAPWRPDAAAGSRGEAPPARVTVPGRGQAGXGSMGFTVESLREAMKYMVESQGFDRVLRKMKLLSATPGKIVCEMKVEEEHTNRGGTLHGGLTATLVDVVSTAALVYTERAVPGVSVDMNITYTAAAKIGEEILITAQILKQGRNIAFASVDLTNKTTGKLIAQGRHTKYIGN